A section of the Hippea sp. KM1 genome encodes:
- the acpP gene encoding acyl carrier protein yields the protein MNVAEEVKKIVIEQLGVDEDEVKPEAKFIEDLGADSLDTVELVMAMEEKFGIDIPDSDAQKIVTVQDAIDYVESHLNK from the coding sequence ATGAATGTAGCAGAGGAAGTAAAGAAGATCGTTATTGAGCAGTTGGGTGTGGACGAGGATGAGGTTAAGCCTGAGGCCAAGTTCATTGAGGATCTGGGAGCAGATTCCCTGGATACGGTTGAGCTTGTTATGGCTATGGAGGAGAAGTTTGGCATCGACATTCCGGACTCCGATGCCCAGAAGATCGTAACCGTTCAGGATGCCATCGATTATGTTGAATCCCATTTAAATAAATAA